In Sphingobium amiense, a genomic segment contains:
- the ahpC gene encoding alkyl hydroperoxide reductase subunit C has product MALINTPLQPFKATAYKEGKFVDITDADVKGKWAVFFFYPADFTFVCPTELEDLADIYPTLQNLGVEVYSVSTDTHFSHKAWHDTSPAIGKINYYMVGDQNHDISNQFGVLRPGVGLADRGTFVLDPEGNIQLVEITPEGVGRNAAELLRKIKALQYWVSHPGEVCPAKWEEGAETLAPSLDLVGKI; this is encoded by the coding sequence ATGGCTCTCATCAACACTCCCCTTCAGCCCTTCAAGGCCACCGCTTACAAGGAAGGCAAGTTCGTCGACATCACCGACGCCGACGTGAAGGGCAAGTGGGCCGTCTTCTTCTTCTACCCGGCCGACTTCACCTTCGTCTGCCCAACCGAACTGGAAGACCTTGCCGACATCTATCCGACGCTCCAGAATCTGGGCGTGGAAGTCTATTCGGTGTCGACCGACACGCATTTCAGCCACAAGGCGTGGCACGACACCTCGCCCGCCATCGGCAAGATCAACTATTATATGGTTGGCGATCAGAACCACGACATTTCCAACCAGTTCGGCGTTCTGCGTCCGGGCGTAGGCCTTGCCGACCGCGGCACCTTCGTGCTCGATCCGGAAGGCAACATCCAGCTCGTGGAAATCACGCCGGAAGGTGTGGGCCGCAACGCCGCTGAGCTGCTGCGCAAGATCAAGGCGCTGCAATATTGGGTCAGCCACCCCGGCGAAGTGTGCCCGGCCAAGTGGGAAGAAGGCGCGGAAACCCTTGCTCCCTCGCTCGACCTTGTCGGCAAGATCTGA
- the ahpF gene encoding alkyl hydroperoxide reductase subunit F gives MLDANLKGQLKAYMANITQPIELVASLDDGAKSRELKELLGEIAELSDKVSITAGTASRIPSFMIRRAGTDIGVTFAGLPMGHEFTSLVLALLQVGGHPSKAAQDLIQQIRDLDGDYAFETYFSLSCQNCPDVVQALNLMSVLNPRISHVAIDGALFKEEVDARKIMAVPTVYLNGEPFASGRMELEQIVAKIDSGAAARAAEKIKAQEPFEVLVIGGGPAGAAAAIYAARKGIRTGVAAERFGGQVLDTMDIENFISVSRTEGPKLATALEQHVRDYDVEIMNLQKAAKLIPAKAQGGYHEVVLENGASLKGRTLILSTGARWRQMGVPGEDEYRNKGVAYCPHCDGPLFKGKRVAVIGGGNSGVEAAIDLAGIVAHVTLIEFDSQLRADAVLQRKLASLPNVKIITSALTTKVEGNGEKVTGLSYKDRNHGTEHDVELEGIFVQIGLVPNTEWLKDAIALSPRGEIEIDARGETSQPGIFAAGDCTTVPYKQIVIAMGAGSTAALSAFDYLIRLPATAEQAEAA, from the coding sequence ATGTTGGACGCAAATCTCAAGGGCCAGCTCAAGGCCTATATGGCGAACATCACGCAGCCCATCGAGCTGGTGGCGTCGCTGGACGATGGCGCGAAATCGCGCGAACTCAAGGAATTGCTGGGCGAGATTGCCGAACTGTCGGACAAGGTGAGCATCACCGCCGGCACGGCGAGCCGAATTCCGAGCTTCATGATCCGCCGCGCGGGCACGGACATCGGCGTGACCTTCGCGGGCCTGCCGATGGGGCATGAATTCACCAGCCTCGTGCTCGCGCTGCTTCAGGTCGGCGGCCATCCGTCGAAGGCGGCGCAGGATCTGATCCAGCAGATTAGAGACCTCGACGGCGATTATGCCTTCGAAACCTATTTCTCGCTGTCCTGCCAGAACTGCCCTGACGTGGTGCAGGCGCTGAACCTCATGAGCGTGCTCAATCCGCGCATCAGCCATGTCGCCATCGACGGCGCTCTCTTCAAGGAAGAGGTGGATGCGCGCAAGATCATGGCCGTCCCGACCGTCTATCTGAACGGCGAACCCTTCGCCTCGGGCCGGATGGAGCTGGAACAGATCGTCGCGAAGATCGACAGCGGCGCGGCAGCCCGCGCGGCCGAAAAGATCAAGGCGCAGGAGCCGTTCGAGGTGCTGGTGATCGGCGGCGGCCCTGCGGGCGCTGCGGCGGCGATCTACGCCGCGCGCAAGGGCATCCGCACCGGCGTCGCGGCTGAGCGCTTCGGCGGGCAGGTGCTCGACACGATGGACATCGAGAATTTCATCTCGGTCAGCCGCACCGAAGGCCCGAAGCTCGCCACCGCGCTGGAGCAGCATGTCCGCGACTATGATGTCGAGATCATGAACCTGCAAAAAGCGGCCAAGCTGATCCCGGCGAAGGCGCAGGGCGGCTATCACGAAGTCGTGCTGGAAAATGGCGCATCGCTCAAGGGCCGGACGCTCATCCTGTCGACCGGCGCGCGCTGGCGTCAGATGGGCGTGCCGGGCGAGGACGAATATCGCAACAAGGGCGTGGCCTATTGCCCGCACTGCGATGGTCCCTTGTTCAAGGGCAAGCGCGTCGCGGTGATCGGCGGCGGCAACAGCGGTGTGGAAGCCGCGATCGACCTTGCCGGGATCGTCGCACATGTGACGCTGATCGAATTTGACAGCCAGTTGCGCGCCGACGCCGTGCTTCAGCGCAAGCTCGCCAGCCTGCCCAATGTGAAGATCATTACATCGGCGCTGACCACGAAGGTCGAGGGCAATGGCGAGAAGGTGACGGGCCTCAGCTACAAGGACCGGAACCACGGCACGGAGCATGATGTCGAGCTGGAGGGGATCTTCGTCCAGATCGGCCTTGTCCCCAATACCGAATGGCTGAAGGACGCGATTGCCCTGTCCCCTCGCGGCGAGATCGAGATCGACGCGCGTGGCGAAACCAGTCAGCCCGGCATCTTCGCTGCGGGCGACTGCACGACCGTGCCCTACAAACAGATCGTGATCGCCATGGGCGCGGGATCGACGGCGGCCTTGTCCGCCTTCGACTATCTCATCCGCCTTCCCGCCACGGCAGAACAGGCCGAGGCGGCTTGA
- a CDS encoding sulfite exporter TauE/SafE family protein: MDLYLPIANLSVNALVIIGLGGVVGLLSGMFGVGGGFLTTPLLIFYGIPPTVAAASAASQVTGASVSGVVTHMSRGTVDFRMGWVLIAGGVIGAGIGVLLFRLLQQLGQIDTVIGILYVVMLGGIGGLMAKESLQALYFLKTGKRPPARKRRHHPLVAALPMRWRFYGSGLYISPLAPLLLGMATGVLTMLLGVGGGFILVPAMLYLLGMTTQSVVGTSLFQILFVTMATTMMHAMTTKAVDLVLAMLLLIGSVTGAQVGTRLSMSIRPEYLRILLAAIVLLVAFRMALGLGWRPDEIYTIELR, encoded by the coding sequence ATGGATCTTTACCTGCCCATCGCCAACCTGTCGGTGAACGCGCTCGTCATCATCGGGCTGGGCGGGGTGGTGGGTCTTCTGTCCGGCATGTTCGGCGTGGGCGGCGGATTCCTGACGACTCCGCTGCTGATCTTCTACGGCATCCCCCCCACGGTTGCCGCCGCCTCCGCCGCCTCTCAGGTGACGGGCGCGAGCGTGTCGGGCGTCGTCACGCACATGTCGCGCGGCACGGTCGATTTCCGCATGGGCTGGGTGCTGATCGCGGGCGGCGTGATCGGCGCGGGGATCGGCGTCCTCCTCTTCCGCCTGCTCCAGCAACTGGGTCAGATCGACACGGTGATCGGCATCCTCTACGTCGTCATGCTCGGCGGGATCGGCGGCCTGATGGCCAAGGAATCGCTTCAGGCGCTCTACTTCCTCAAGACCGGCAAACGCCCGCCCGCCCGCAAGCGCCGCCATCATCCGCTCGTCGCCGCACTCCCGATGCGCTGGCGATTCTACGGCTCGGGCCTCTATATCTCGCCGCTCGCGCCGCTGCTGCTGGGCATGGCGACGGGCGTTCTGACGATGCTGCTGGGCGTGGGCGGCGGCTTCATCCTCGTGCCCGCCATGCTCTATCTGCTGGGTATGACGACGCAGTCGGTGGTCGGCACATCGCTGTTCCAGATCCTGTTCGTCACCATGGCGACGACCATGATGCACGCGATGACGACCAAGGCGGTGGACCTCGTCCTCGCCATGCTGCTCCTGATCGGCAGCGTCACCGGCGCGCAGGTGGGCACGCGCCTGTCTATGTCGATCCGCCCGGAATATCTGCGCATCCTGCTCGCCGCCATCGTGCTGCTGGTCGCGTTCCGGATGGCGCTGGGGCTGGGCTGGCGGCCCGACGAAATCTACACGATCGAACTGCGCTGA
- a CDS encoding TIGR02186 family protein — MMRRALALSPVALLIAAAPAPQLVPDVSQRDVVIQYSFTGADLLLFGAIVYPDGRKPEKPADIVVVLKGPEQSIVMREKQKVAGIWVNADTARFRSAPSFYAMASSRPIDRIVDDRTAAIYELGLDKLQLSPSSLNNTAELDRFQAGLVDLRARAGLFVERPGTVEITDGVLYRARLPLSARVIVGDYTAETFLVQDGRVVAGAVRDIVVRKSGFEQFMATAAQRWSFLYGLAAIALAVGMGWAAGAIARRV; from the coding sequence CTGATGCGCCGCGCGCTCGCCCTTTCGCCGGTCGCGCTGCTGATCGCCGCCGCGCCCGCGCCGCAACTCGTGCCCGACGTGTCGCAGCGCGACGTGGTGATCCAGTACAGCTTCACCGGCGCGGACCTGCTGCTGTTCGGCGCCATCGTCTACCCCGACGGGCGCAAGCCGGAAAAGCCCGCCGACATCGTCGTGGTGCTGAAAGGCCCGGAACAGTCGATAGTCATGCGCGAAAAGCAGAAGGTGGCGGGCATCTGGGTCAATGCCGACACCGCCCGCTTCCGCTCCGCGCCCAGCTTCTATGCCATGGCATCTTCCCGCCCCATCGACCGGATCGTCGACGATCGCACCGCCGCCATCTACGAGCTTGGCCTCGACAAGCTGCAGCTTTCTCCCTCATCGCTCAACAACACCGCCGAACTCGACCGCTTTCAGGCGGGCCTCGTCGACCTGCGCGCGCGGGCGGGACTGTTCGTCGAGCGGCCCGGCACGGTCGAGATCACGGACGGCGTCCTCTACCGCGCCCGCCTGCCGCTGTCGGCGCGCGTGATCGTGGGCGACTATACCGCCGAAACCTTCCTCGTGCAGGACGGCCGGGTCGTCGCGGGCGCGGTGCGCGACATCGTGGTGCGCAAATCCGGCTTCGAACAGTTCATGGCGACCGCCGCGCAGCGCTGGTCCTTCCTCTACGGCCTCGCCGCCATCGCGCTTGCGGTGGGCATGGGCTGGGCCGCAGGAGCCATCGCCCGGCGCGTCTAG